The following are encoded together in the Pseudomonas sp. IB20 genome:
- the prfA gene encoding peptide chain release factor 1 — protein MKASLLNKLDVLQDRFEELTALLGDGEVISDQTKFRAYSKEYAEVEPIVATYKHLTKVQADLEGAQALLKDSDPDMREMAVEEVREAKEKLAELEGDLQRMLLPKDPNDGRNVFLEIRAGTGGDEAAIFSGDLFRMYSRFAERRGWRVEILSENIGEHGGYKEVIARVEGDNVYGKLKFESGVHRVQRVPATESQGRIHTSACTVAVLPEPDEQEAIEINPADLRVDTYRSSGAGGQHVNKTDSAIRITHLPSGIVVECQEERSQHKNRARAMSWLSAKLNDQQTSAAANAIASERKLLVGSGDRSERIRTYNFAQGRVTDHRVNLTLYSLDEILAGGVDAVIEPLLAEYQADQLAAIGE, from the coding sequence ATGAAAGCGTCACTGCTCAATAAACTGGACGTGCTCCAGGACCGTTTCGAAGAACTGACCGCCTTGCTCGGCGATGGCGAGGTCATCTCCGATCAAACCAAATTCCGCGCCTATTCCAAGGAATACGCCGAAGTTGAGCCGATTGTGGCCACCTACAAGCACCTGACCAAGGTGCAGGCCGACCTCGAAGGCGCCCAGGCGCTGCTCAAGGACAGCGACCCGGACATGCGCGAAATGGCCGTGGAAGAAGTCCGCGAAGCCAAGGAAAAACTGGCTGAGCTGGAAGGCGACCTGCAACGCATGTTGCTGCCCAAAGACCCTAACGATGGGCGTAACGTGTTTCTCGAAATCCGCGCCGGCACCGGTGGCGACGAGGCGGCGATCTTCTCCGGCGACCTGTTCCGCATGTATTCGCGTTTTGCCGAGCGTCGCGGTTGGCGTGTCGAGATTTTGTCCGAGAACATCGGTGAACACGGCGGCTATAAAGAAGTCATCGCCCGGGTTGAAGGCGACAACGTCTACGGCAAGCTCAAGTTCGAATCCGGCGTGCATCGCGTGCAGCGGGTGCCGGCGACTGAATCTCAGGGCCGTATCCACACCTCGGCATGCACCGTGGCCGTATTGCCCGAGCCAGACGAGCAGGAAGCTATCGAGATCAACCCGGCGGACTTGCGTGTCGACACCTACCGCTCATCGGGCGCCGGTGGTCAGCACGTCAACAAGACTGACTCGGCGATCCGTATTACGCACTTGCCGTCGGGCATCGTGGTGGAGTGCCAGGAAGAACGTTCCCAGCACAAGAACCGTGCGCGGGCCATGTCCTGGCTGTCGGCCAAACTCAACGACCAGCAGACCAGCGCCGCCGCCAACGCGATTGCCAGCGAGCGCAAATTGCTGGTGGGGTCGGGCGACCGCTCCGAGCGCATCCGCACCTACAATTTTGCCCAGGGCCGGGTCACCGACCATCGGGTCAACCTCACGCTTTATTCCCTCGACGAGATTCTCGCCGGTGGCGTCGACGCGGTAATCGAGCCGTTGCTCGCCGAATATCAGGCCGACCAATTGGCGGCGATAGGTGAATAA
- a CDS encoding molybdopterin-synthase adenylyltransferase MoeB, whose amino-acid sequence MLSDQELLRYSRQILLQHVDIDGQLRLKNGRALIVGLGGLGAPVALYLAAAGVGELHLADFDTVDLTNLQRQIIHDTDSVGQTKVDSAMRRLTAINPEVTLLAHRTALDADSLAVAVAAVDVVLDCSDNFATREAVNAACVAAAKPLISGAAIRLEGQLSVFDPRRVDSPCYHCLYGHGSDTELTCSEAGVVGPLVGLVGSLQALEALKLLAGFGEPLVGRLLLIDALTTRFRELRVKRDPGCSVCGTQHG is encoded by the coding sequence GTGCTGAGCGATCAGGAACTGTTGCGCTATAGCCGACAGATTCTGTTGCAACATGTCGACATCGACGGCCAATTGCGCCTGAAAAACGGCCGTGCGTTGATCGTCGGCCTCGGTGGGCTGGGCGCGCCAGTCGCGCTGTATCTGGCCGCCGCCGGCGTCGGCGAGTTGCACCTGGCCGATTTCGATACCGTCGACCTCACCAACCTGCAACGCCAGATCATCCACGACACCGACAGCGTCGGGCAGACCAAGGTCGACTCGGCCATGCGCCGTCTGACCGCGATCAACCCCGAAGTCACCTTACTCGCCCATCGCACGGCCCTGGATGCGGACTCACTCGCGGTGGCAGTGGCAGCGGTCGACGTGGTGCTCGACTGCAGCGACAACTTCGCCACCCGTGAAGCCGTCAATGCCGCCTGTGTCGCCGCCGCCAAGCCATTGATCAGCGGCGCGGCGATCCGCCTTGAGGGCCAGTTGTCGGTGTTCGACCCGCGCCGCGTCGACAGCCCGTGCTACCACTGTTTATACGGTCACGGCAGCGACACCGAACTGACCTGCAGCGAAGCCGGCGTCGTTGGCCCATTGGTGGGCCTGGTCGGCAGCCTGCAAGCGCTGGAAGCCCTGAAACTGCTGGCCGGTTTCGGTGAGCCATTGGTCGGCCGCTTGTTGCTGATCGATGCGTTGACCACGCGTTTTCGTGAATTGCGGGTCAAGCGTGATCCTGGCTGCAGTGTCTGCGGGACGCAGCATGGTTAA
- the prmC gene encoding peptide chain release factor N(5)-glutamine methyltransferase, with protein sequence MTIIASLLRAADLPDSPTARLDVELLLAAALGKSRSYLHTWPEKIVSSEAALTFADYLQRRRGGEPVAYILGQQGFWKLDLEVAPHTLIPRPETELLVEAALELLPATPAKVLDLGTGSGAIALALASERPAWQVTAVDRVLEAVALAERNRQRLHLKNATVLNSHWFSALQGQTFDLIISNPPYIADNDPHLVAGDVRFEPASALVAGHDGLDDLRLIIADSPAHLNSAGWLLLEHGYDQAAAVRDLLLGAGFEDVHSRIDLGGHERITLGRRPC encoded by the coding sequence ATGACCATCATTGCCAGCCTGCTGCGCGCCGCCGACCTGCCTGACTCGCCTACTGCGCGCCTGGATGTGGAACTGTTGCTGGCCGCTGCCTTGGGCAAATCGCGCAGCTACCTGCACACCTGGCCGGAAAAAATCGTCAGCAGCGAAGCTGCGCTGACCTTTGCCGACTACCTGCAACGCCGCCGTGGCGGTGAGCCAGTGGCGTATATCCTCGGTCAGCAAGGCTTCTGGAAACTGGACCTGGAGGTCGCGCCTCACACGCTGATCCCGCGTCCGGAAACCGAGCTGCTGGTGGAAGCCGCTTTGGAATTGTTGCCTGCCACGCCGGCCAAGGTCCTCGACCTGGGCACCGGCAGCGGCGCTATCGCCCTGGCCCTGGCCAGCGAACGCCCGGCCTGGCAGGTCACGGCGGTCGACCGCGTGCTGGAAGCCGTGGCCCTGGCCGAACGTAATCGCCAGCGCCTGCACCTGAAAAACGCCACGGTGTTGAACAGCCACTGGTTCAGCGCCCTGCAAGGCCAAACGTTCGACCTGATCATCAGCAACCCGCCTTACATCGCCGATAACGATCCCCATCTGGTGGCCGGTGACGTGCGTTTTGAACCGGCCAGTGCGCTGGTGGCGGGGCATGATGGCCTGGACGACTTGCGGCTGATCATTGCCGACTCGCCAGCCCACTTGAATTCGGCTGGCTGGCTGTTGCTCGAGCACGGCTACGATCAGGCTGCGGCCGTGCGTGACCTGTTGCTTGGCGCAGGCTTTGAAGACGTACACAGCCGCATCGACCTCGGTGGCCACGAGCGCATCACACTGGGACGTCGCCCGTGCTGA
- the murI gene encoding glutamate racemase yields MVKSAPIGVFDSGIGGLTVLDEIQQLLPHESLLYVADGGHIPYGEKTPAFILDRSRRVAEFFREQGAKAFVIACNTATVAAVADLRQDYPDWPLVGMEPAVKPAAAATRSGVVGVLATTGTLQSAKFAALLDRFATDVRVITQPCPGLVELIESGDLNSPELRQMLHGYVEPLLSAGCDTIILGCTHYPFLKPLLAHMLPPSIILIDTGAAVARQLKRLLGERDLLATGNPEPAQFWTSGHVDHLRSILPTLWKHPGVVRSFDV; encoded by the coding sequence ATGGTTAAGAGCGCGCCCATCGGTGTGTTCGACTCCGGTATCGGCGGCTTGACCGTGCTGGACGAAATTCAGCAGTTATTGCCCCATGAGTCGCTGCTGTACGTGGCCGATGGCGGGCATATCCCTTACGGCGAGAAAACCCCGGCGTTCATTCTTGACCGCTCCCGGCGCGTCGCCGAGTTTTTCCGCGAGCAAGGCGCCAAGGCCTTTGTGATTGCCTGCAATACGGCGACCGTCGCGGCTGTTGCCGACTTGCGCCAGGACTATCCCGACTGGCCGCTCGTAGGCATGGAACCCGCCGTCAAACCCGCCGCCGCCGCCACCCGCAGCGGCGTGGTCGGTGTACTCGCCACCACCGGCACCCTGCAAAGCGCCAAGTTCGCCGCCTTGCTCGACCGCTTTGCCACCGATGTGCGCGTGATCACCCAGCCCTGCCCGGGCCTGGTGGAGTTGATTGAAAGCGGCGATCTCAATAGCCCCGAACTGCGCCAGATGTTGCACGGCTATGTCGAACCGCTGCTCAGCGCCGGTTGCGACACGATTATTCTCGGCTGCACCCACTATCCCTTCCTCAAGCCGCTCCTGGCGCACATGCTCCCCCCGAGCATCATCCTGATCGACACCGGCGCCGCCGTGGCGCGTCAGCTCAAACGTCTATTGGGCGAGCGCGACCTGTTGGCCACCGGCAATCCTGAACCTGCCCAGTTCTGGACCAGCGGTCACGTCGACCACCTGAGAAGTATCCTACCGACACTATGGAAACATCCTGGAGTTGTGCGAAGCTTCGACGTGTGA